The DNA window GCGCAGCCACGTCCGTACCCCGGATCCGCTCCTGACGCCGGCCACCGCCCGTCCCCTCTCCGCCATGAGAGCAATATACGGATGGCGATACGGATCGCGGGCCGCCCTGTCCCGGCGGGGTGTGCACCGCCTAGGGGAGGTTCCTGGCCATGACGATGCGCTGGACCTGGTTGGTGCCCTCGTAGATCTGCGTAATTTTGGCGTCGCGCATCATGCGCTCCAGCGGGTAGTCGCGGGTGTAGCCGTAGCCGCCGAGGAGTTGGACCGCGTCGGTGGTGATCTCCATGGCGGCGTCGGAGGCGAAGCACTTGGCGGCGGCGCCGAAGAAGGTGAGGTCGGCGTCGAGGCGCTGGGACTTGGCGGCGGCGGCATAGGTGAGCTGGCGGGCCGCCTCCAGCTTCATGGCCATGTCGGCCAGCATGAACTGGATGCCCTGGAACTCGGCGATGGCCTTGCCGAACTGCTTGCGCTCCTTGACGTAGCCCTTGGCGTAGTCCAGGGCGCCCTGGGCGATGCCGAGGGCCTGGGCGGCGATGGTGATGCGGGTGTGGTCGAGGGTCTTCATCGCGGTGGCGAAGCCGGTGCCCTCGGCGCCGATCATGCGGTCGGCGGGGATGCGGACGTTGTCCAGGTAGACCTCGCGGGTCGGGGAGCCCTTGATGCCGAGCTTCTTCTCCGGGGCGCCGAAGGAGACGCCCTGGTCGTCCTTCTCCACCACGAAGGCGGAGATGCCCTTGGAGCGCAGCGTGGGGTCGGTGACGGCCATCACCGTGTAGTACTCGGAGACGCCGGCGTTGGTGATCCAGCGCTTGACGCCGTTCAGCACCCAGAAGTCGCCGTCCCGCACCGCGCGGGTCTTCATCCCGGCCGCGTCGGAGCCCGCCTCCGGCTCGGAGAGGCAGTAGGAGAACATGCCCTTGCCCCGGGCGAGCGCGCCCAGGTACGTGGCCTTGAGCTGCTCGGAGCCGGCCAGCTGCACCGGCAGCGAGCCCAGCTTGTTGACCGCCGGGATGAGCGACGAGGAGGCGCACACCCGGGCGATCTCCTCGATGACGATCACGGTTGCCAGCGCGTCCGCGCCGGAGCCGCCGTATGCCTCCGGGACGTGCACCGCGTGCAGGTCGTTGGCGAGCAGGGCGTCCAGTGCCTCCTGGGGGAAGCGGGCCTCCTCGTCCACCTCGGCCGCGTACGGGGCGATCTTAGCCTCGGCGAGCGACCGCACGGCGTCGCGGAGCATCTGGTGCTCCTCGGAGATGCGGAAAAGGTCGAAGTCTTCGCTGCCGGCCACGGGTCCCCTCCGGTTAACTACCGTTAAGTACGCACTGATTCTACGGCTCCGGGCGGCCTTTGCAGGACGTGACGTGCACGACAGGTGGAACGGGCGGATACCATCGCCGGGTCGCAGTCGGGGACGACGGAGGGATGGAGCCCGTGGCACTGAGGATCACAGTGATCGGCACCGGCTACCTGGGCGCCACCCACGCCGCCTGCATGGCGGAGCTCGGCTTCGAGGTGCTGGGGCTGGACATCGACCCGGACAAGATCGCCATGCTGACCGCCGGCCGGGTCCCGATGTATGAGCCGGGGTTGGCGGAACTGCTGGTCAAGCATGTCCCCGGGCATGAGGGCTCGTCCGGGCGGCTGCGCTTCACCACGTCCTGGGAGGAGGTCGCCGAGTTCGGCGACGTCCACTTCATCTGTGTGAACACCCCGCAGAAGGCCGGCGAGTTCGCCGCCGACATGAGCCATGTGGACGCCGCGCTGACTGCGCTGGCCCCGCATCTGTCCCGTCCGGCGCTGGTGGTCGGCAAGTCCACGGTGCCGGTGGGCAGCGCGGCCCGGCTGGCGGAGCGGCTGGCGGCGCTGGCCCCGGCCGGCGAGCAGGTGGAGCTGGCGTGGAACCCGGAGTTCCTGCGCGAGGGGTTCGCCGTCGGGGACACCCTGCACCCGGACCGGCTGGTGGTGGGGGTGCGCAGCGAGCGGGCCGAGGAGCTGCTGCGCGAGGTGTATGCGACGCCGGTGGCGCAGGGCGTGCCGTTCGTGGTGACCGACTTCGCCACCGCCGAGCTGGTGAAGGCGGCGGCCAACTCCTTCCTGGCGACCAAGATCTCCTTCATCAACGCCATGGCGGAGGTCTGCGAGACCGCCGGTGCCGATGTGGTGCAGCTCAGCAAGGCGCTCTCGTACGACGAGCGGATCGGCGGCAAGTTCCTCAACGCCGGGCTGGGCTTCGGCGGCGGCTGCCTGCCCAAGGACATCCGGGCCTTTATGGCGCGGGCCGGGGAGCTGGGCGCCGACCAGGCGCTGACCTTTCTGCGCGAGGTGGACTCGATCAATATGCGGCGCCGCTCCCGGATGGTGGAGCTGGCCCGCGAGCAGTGCGGCGGCGGGTTCCTGGGACGGCGGGTGGCGGTGCTCGGTGCGGCGTTCAAGCCGAACTCGGACGACATCCGCGACTCGCCCGCGCTCAATGTCGCCGGGCAGATCCAGCTCCAGGGCGCGCAGGTGACGGTGTACGACCCCAAGGCCATGGACAACGCCCGCAAGATGTTCCCGGCGCTGGCCTATGCCGACTCGGCGCTGGAGGCGGCGCAGGGTGCCCATGTGGTGCTGCATCTGACGGAGTGGCAGGAGTTCCGGGAGATGGACCCGGAGGCGCTGGGTTCGGTGGTCAGCGAGCGGCGCATCCTGGACGGCCGCAATGTGCTGGACCCGGTGGCCTGGCGGGCGGCGGGCTGGACCTACCGGGCGCTGGGCCGCCCGAGCTGAGGAATCACGCCGGGGGCCGGGTGGTTGGACGGTCCATGGCGAACTTCGGCGACGACGCGACCGTACGCGAGATCCTCACCGGCACCGGCGATGTCTGGGCGGTGGTGGGCCTCTCCGGCAACACCGGGCGGGCCGCCTACGGGGTGGCCCGGGTGCTCCAGCGGTTCGGCAAGAAGGTGGTGCCGGTGCACCCCAAGGCCGAGACCGTGCACGGCGAGCGGGGCTACCGCTCGCTGGCGGAGGTGCCGTTCCCGGTGGATGTGGTGGATGTCTTCGTCAACTCCGAGCTGGCCGGGGCGGTCGCCGACGAGGCGGTGGCGGTGGGCGCCCGGGCGGTCTGGTTCCAGCTGGGCGTGGTGGACGAGGCGGCGTACGCACGGGTGCGGGGGGCCGGGCTGCCGATGGTGATGGACCGCTGCCCGGCGATCGAGATCCCCCGGCTGGGCCTGGGCTGACCCCGCGCCGGACATAGCTCTGCCCCCGACATGACTCTGCCCCGGACATGGCTCCGCGCCGTCCGGGGGTCGGTGCCCGCCGGACGGCGCGGAGGATCGGTGGGGGCGGGGTCAGCAGGCGCCGAGGTCCTGCCAGACACCCCACTCCCCGGTGGTGCCGGGCTCCTCGCCCTGCGTCCACCACTTGGCGTTCCACTTGTGGCCCTTGTAGGAGACCGTGTTACCGCCGACGTAGATCGCGGACCTGTCCCAGGCCGGAGCGGTGCAGGTGCCGCCGGTCGGGCCGGAGGTGGGCGTCGGGGTACCCGGGCCGGTGGGGCTGACGGTGGGGGTGGCCGTCGGCGTGGGCGTACCCGGGGTGGTCGGGGTCGCGGTGGGCGTCGGCACCGAGCAGCCGGCGGCGGAGCCGTTGGTGGCGTTCACGATCTTGTTGAAGAGCGTGGCCTTGGTGTCCAGGTCGAGCAGCGAGTACATCATCGCGCCGCCGAGCCCGTGGCAGTGCGCATAGTCGGCCTTGGCCTGGATGGACTGGTCGCCGAGGCCGGTCCAGAACTCGGTGCCGTTGTAGAAGTAGTTGGACTGGGTGGCGGCGTCGTAGAAGGTGGTCGACGCGTTGTCGACGATGCCGGTCAGCTCCTTGTAGTAGGCGATGCCGGCGGTGGCGCTGAGGCTGCGGGCGGCGGCGGCGCCGGTCGCCTTCTGGTAGAGGCCGTGGCTGCTGCCGGCCTGGACGCCGGTCCAGCCCCGGTAGTACAGCGGGTAGCCCATGGTGATCTTGGAGGCGGGGAAGCCGCCGGCGATGCCATAGGCGGAGTTGCCCTGGGTCCACGCCTTGATGGCGTTGTCGGTGCTGTACTTCTCGGTGCCCGGGGCGATCGGCGTGGACGGGTCGCTCGGCGACTGGTACGTCGGGTCCTGGTGGTTGGTCGGGCCGGTGGAGTCCCAGGCGCCGTGCATGTCGTACGTCATGATGTTCGCGTAGTCGAGGTACTGGCCGACCTTGTCGGTCTCGATCTGCGCGATCTTGTCCTGACCGGCCGGGAGGGCGGCGGTCAGCAGCATTTTGCGGTTGTTGGCGGTGCCGAACGCGTCCAGCTGGGAGCGGAACTCGGCGAGCAGCGCGGTGAAGTTCTTCTTGTCGTTGGTGCTGTAGTGGTTGCCCGTGTGGCCGTTGGGCGAGCCGGGGTACTCCCAGTCGAGGTCGAAGCCGTCGAAGATGCCGGCCCCGGTGCCGGCGCCGCCGTAGCCGCCGTCGACCGGCAGGTTGCCCTTGATGAACATGTCGATGCAGGACGAGACCAGCTTCTTCCGGCTGGCGTCGGTGGCCGCCGCGTCGGAGAAGTACTTGGAGTACGTCCAGCCGCCGATCGAGGCGACGATCCGCAGCTTGGGGTACTTGGCCTTGAGCTTCTTCAGCTGGTTGAAGTTGCCCACGATCGGCTGGTTCCAGGTGTCGCCGACGCCGTCCACGCTGATGTCGGCGCCGAAGGACTTCTGGTAGTCGGCGAAGGCGTCGCCCGCGCCGTCGCCGGCGTTGGGGTTGGACTCATTGCTGGAGTCGGACGCCTTGGTCGCCTCGAAACAGGTGAGGTTGGTGGGGTGGATGTTCTCGAAGGAGTAGTTGAGGATGTCGAGCTTGCCGGCGATGCCCCGGGTGTCCAGGTCCTTCGGGTAGAAGGCGTTGCCGTAGACGCTCCACTGGTCGTAGTAGGCGATCTTCACACCGCCGCTGCTCGCGGCGGGCGCGGCGGCGAGGGCGGTGGACGCTGCGTCGGCCTGGCCGGCGCCCACGAACGCGGTGAGCGCTCCGGCGGCGAGGGCCAGCACGGAGAGCGCCGCGGCAAGCGGTCTTCCGGTCTTGCGGGTGGCGTGCACGGTGGATGAACCTCCGGTGGGGGATCGGGAGCCGTGCCCGTCGGCACCCGGAACGCGGTTGGATATGGGATACCGAAGATGTAGGTGCGCGGTCAATGGTATGGACCAATTGCGGAGTAGACCACTGGTCGATGGAGAGCGCTCCCACCGCGCCCACACCAGCGATGCGACCCACTGGACCACTTCGACGCCGAGCGCTCCCGCGCCCGGTTGGGCCCATCAGGCGTTCTCCCGCGCCTTGGCCAACCAGCTGGACGAGGCCGTCTGCGCCGCGAAGGCGCCCTTCCAGGTGGCCGAAGCGGTCAATGTCCGCAGCGAGGGCAGGCTCTTCGTACCGGACATCGTGATCGCCGACGACTCGGCTGTCGACTGGAGCACCACGGTCGTACCGGTGGAGGCGGTGCTGCTCCTGGTGGAGATCGTCTGCCCGTTCAACAAGCCGCAGGACCGCGTGTTCAAGCCGGCCTTGTACGCGCAGGCGAACGTCCCTGCCTATTGGCGCGTCGAGCTGGAGCCGAGTCCGCATGTGATCGTTCACGAGCTCTCGGGTAACGCCTACCAGGAGGTCGGGATCCTCAAGGGACAGCAGACCGCGACGGTGGCCGGAGCATTCACCGCCGAGTTGGACCTCGACCGGGTGCGGGCGCGATTTCGGCCGACCGATGCCTGTGACTGAGGGCACAAGCCTTGAATGCGCACGGGAGATGCGTATTTGCTAGCCTCATGGCGTGCGGTTGACGAAGTTCACCGACCTGGCGCTGCGTACCGTGATGCGCCTGGCGGTCGCGGAGCAGGGCGAGCCCCTGACCACCAAGGAGGTGGCCGAGGCGGTGGCCGCGCCGTATACGCATACGGCCAAGGCCGTGGCCCGGTTGCAGCACCTGGGGGTGCTGGAGGCGAGGCGGGGCCGGGGTGGCGGGCTGGAGCTGACCGGCTTCGGGCAGCGGGCCTCGGTGGGCTGGCTGGTACGCGCCCTGGAGGGTGACGAGGAGGTCGTCGCCTGCGAGGGCGAGACCCCCTGCCCGCTGCGTGGTGCCTGCCGGCTCCGGGGTGCCCTGCGCACCGCCCAGCAGTCCTTCTATGCCGCACTGGACGAGCTCACCGTGCAGGACCTGGTCGCCTCGCCGACCGGGCCGGTGCTCGTCGGCCTCACCGCCAGACCCTCCGGCTGATCCGCTCCACCCTCGCGCCGACCGCACCCGTCGGCCGATCCGTCCTGCCCTAAAACTAGTAGATCATCTACCAGTAAAGGAGTCCCTGTGCTCTCCACCGAGTCCGCCCCCGTCGTCCGCGCCACCCTCCCCGCGGTCGGCGCCGCCATCGACGAGATCGCCGCGCTCTTCTACCGCAGGCTCTTCGCCGCCCACCCCGAGCTGCTGCGCGACCTCTTCAACCGCGGCAACCAGGCCAACGGCGAGCAGCGCAAGGCCCTGGCGGGCTCCATAGCCGCCTTCGCCGGCCTGCTGCTGGAACGCCCCGACGAGCGCCCGGACGCGCTGCTCTCCCGGATCGCCCACAAGCACGCCTCGCTGGGCATCACCTCGGAGCAGTACAAGGTCGTCCACACCCACCTCTTCGCCGCCATCGCCGAGGTGCTCGGCGACGCCGTGACGCCCGAGGTGGCCGCCGCCTGGGACGAGGTCTACTGGCTGATGGCCAATGCGCTGATCGCCCTGGAAGCCGCCCTCTACCAGCAGGCCGGCACTCCCGAGGGCGAGGTCTGGCGGCGGATGCGGGTGGCCGAGCGCCGCCAGGAGACGCCCGACACCATCTCCCTGCTGCTGCGCCCCGAGGACGGCTCGCCCGCCGGGTCGTTCCGCCCCGGCCAGTACGTCAGCGTCCGGGTGGAACTGCCGGACGGCGCGCGGCAGATCCGCCAGTACAGCCTCTCCGCCGCGCCCGGCCGCCCCGACTGGCGGATCACGGTG is part of the Peterkaempfera bronchialis genome and encodes:
- a CDS encoding globin domain-containing protein, coding for MLSTESAPVVRATLPAVGAAIDEIAALFYRRLFAAHPELLRDLFNRGNQANGEQRKALAGSIAAFAGLLLERPDERPDALLSRIAHKHASLGITSEQYKVVHTHLFAAIAEVLGDAVTPEVAAAWDEVYWLMANALIALEAALYQQAGTPEGEVWRRMRVAERRQETPDTISLLLRPEDGSPAGSFRPGQYVSVRVELPDGARQIRQYSLSAAPGRPDWRITVKRVRDADRPEGEVSGRLHEQVRAGDPLLVSAPFGDLVLPDGDGPLLLASAGIGSTPMLAMLGHLAATGSTRRVAVVHADRSPADHAHLAELLQLVAALPGATLRRWYEEPGEAAPEAEAGLVDVDALELPEGVTAYLCGPLPYLRAMRGGLLRRGVPASAVHYEVFGPDLWLGQE
- a CDS encoding UDP-glucose dehydrogenase family protein, whose amino-acid sequence is MALRITVIGTGYLGATHAACMAELGFEVLGLDIDPDKIAMLTAGRVPMYEPGLAELLVKHVPGHEGSSGRLRFTTSWEEVAEFGDVHFICVNTPQKAGEFAADMSHVDAALTALAPHLSRPALVVGKSTVPVGSAARLAERLAALAPAGEQVELAWNPEFLREGFAVGDTLHPDRLVVGVRSERAEELLREVYATPVAQGVPFVVTDFATAELVKAAANSFLATKISFINAMAEVCETAGADVVQLSKALSYDERIGGKFLNAGLGFGGGCLPKDIRAFMARAGELGADQALTFLREVDSINMRRRSRMVELAREQCGGGFLGRRVAVLGAAFKPNSDDIRDSPALNVAGQIQLQGAQVTVYDPKAMDNARKMFPALAYADSALEAAQGAHVVLHLTEWQEFREMDPEALGSVVSERRILDGRNVLDPVAWRAAGWTYRALGRPS
- a CDS encoding acyl-CoA dehydrogenase family protein, translated to MAGSEDFDLFRISEEHQMLRDAVRSLAEAKIAPYAAEVDEEARFPQEALDALLANDLHAVHVPEAYGGSGADALATVIVIEEIARVCASSSLIPAVNKLGSLPVQLAGSEQLKATYLGALARGKGMFSYCLSEPEAGSDAAGMKTRAVRDGDFWVLNGVKRWITNAGVSEYYTVMAVTDPTLRSKGISAFVVEKDDQGVSFGAPEKKLGIKGSPTREVYLDNVRIPADRMIGAEGTGFATAMKTLDHTRITIAAQALGIAQGALDYAKGYVKERKQFGKAIAEFQGIQFMLADMAMKLEAARQLTYAAAAKSQRLDADLTFFGAAAKCFASDAAMEITTDAVQLLGGYGYTRDYPLERMMRDAKITQIYEGTNQVQRIVMARNLP
- a CDS encoding glycosyl hydrolase family 18 protein; translated protein: MHATRKTGRPLAAALSVLALAAGALTAFVGAGQADAASTALAAAPAASSGGVKIAYYDQWSVYGNAFYPKDLDTRGIAGKLDILNYSFENIHPTNLTCFEATKASDSSNESNPNAGDGAGDAFADYQKSFGADISVDGVGDTWNQPIVGNFNQLKKLKAKYPKLRIVASIGGWTYSKYFSDAAATDASRKKLVSSCIDMFIKGNLPVDGGYGGAGTGAGIFDGFDLDWEYPGSPNGHTGNHYSTNDKKNFTALLAEFRSQLDAFGTANNRKMLLTAALPAGQDKIAQIETDKVGQYLDYANIMTYDMHGAWDSTGPTNHQDPTYQSPSDPSTPIAPGTEKYSTDNAIKAWTQGNSAYGIAGGFPASKITMGYPLYYRGWTGVQAGSSHGLYQKATGAAAARSLSATAGIAYYKELTGIVDNASTTFYDAATQSNYFYNGTEFWTGLGDQSIQAKADYAHCHGLGGAMMYSLLDLDTKATLFNKIVNATNGSAAGCSVPTPTATPTTPGTPTPTATPTVSPTGPGTPTPTSGPTGGTCTAPAWDRSAIYVGGNTVSYKGHKWNAKWWTQGEEPGTTGEWGVWQDLGAC
- a CDS encoding Uma2 family endonuclease; amino-acid sequence: MDQLRSRPLVDGERSHRAHTSDATHWTTSTPSAPAPGWAHQAFSRALANQLDEAVCAAKAPFQVAEAVNVRSEGRLFVPDIVIADDSAVDWSTTVVPVEAVLLLVEIVCPFNKPQDRVFKPALYAQANVPAYWRVELEPSPHVIVHELSGNAYQEVGILKGQQTATVAGAFTAELDLDRVRARFRPTDACD
- a CDS encoding CoA-binding protein; the protein is MANFGDDATVREILTGTGDVWAVVGLSGNTGRAAYGVARVLQRFGKKVVPVHPKAETVHGERGYRSLAEVPFPVDVVDVFVNSELAGAVADEAVAVGARAVWFQLGVVDEAAYARVRGAGLPMVMDRCPAIEIPRLGLG
- a CDS encoding RrF2 family transcriptional regulator, giving the protein MRLTKFTDLALRTVMRLAVAEQGEPLTTKEVAEAVAAPYTHTAKAVARLQHLGVLEARRGRGGGLELTGFGQRASVGWLVRALEGDEEVVACEGETPCPLRGACRLRGALRTAQQSFYAALDELTVQDLVASPTGPVLVGLTARPSG